The Halotia branconii CENA392 region ATTTTTTGCCACAGGAAACGTTGCAATTCCTAAACATTGGTTAGAAAAAGCTGGACTTTTTGACAATAGCTTTCACCTTTATGGTTGGGAAGATTTGGAATTAGGAGTAAGATTAAAAAACTTAGGTTTAAAACTAATTAAATGTCCGGCTGCTGTTGGCTATCACTGGCATCCAGCATTTAAATTAGAACAAATTCCCAGCTTAATAGAAAAAGAAATTCAACGCGGACGTATGGGAGTTTTATTTTATCAAAAGCATCCTACTTGGGAAGTAAGGATGATGATTCAAATGACTTGGCTGCATCGTTTACTTTGGGGTATCCTCTCACTCAATGGCGCACTTAATGAAAAGACGATGGCTCCTTTTTTGCGTTGGTTGATTAATTTAGGTAGACCTCAATTAGCTTTAGAAACTGCTCGAATTTTTCTAAATTGGTATAACGTTAAAGGTGTTTATGAAGCTTATGCTCAAATGCAGAAAGCATCATAAGAATGAGCGCCTACAGTAAATTTTATGGGCAAACTGACCCAGTAAAACATATATATGTTAACCTAGGAGAGTTGACTAATCTCGCACACCTAAGAATTCGGGTGTTTCCTGACGAACGGAAATACGCTTGGGTGGAGGTTTAACCCGAATAGGAGAAAAAAATACATGCCAGTCGTTTCTTTGGCTCAGATGATGGAGTCTGGGGTTCACTTTGGGCATCAAACCCGGCGGTGGAACCCGAAAATGTCTCCTTACATTTACACTTCCCGCAATGGTGTACACATCATTGATTTGGTGCAAACTGCCCAATTGATGGAAGATGCTTATACGTACATGAGAACTCAATCGGAGCAAGGCAAAAAATTCCTGTTTGTTGGCACTAAGCGGCAAGCAGCAGGAATTATCGCTCAAGAAGCTGCTCGTTGTGGCTCTCATTATATCAACCAACGTTGGTTGGGGGGAATGCTCACCAACTGGGCGACCATCAAAACCAGAGCAGACCGTCTCAAAGATTTAGAACGCCGTGAAGAAAGTGGCGCGTTGGAATTATTGCCCAAGAAAGAAGCTTCGATGCTGCGTCGGGAGATGGCAAAGCTTCAGAAATATTTAGGTGGCATTAAAACAATGCGGAAAGTTCCTGATATTGTGGTGATTGTCGATCAAAAACGGGAATATAACGCAGTTCAAGAATGCGAAAAATTAGGGATTCCAATTGTATCGATGTTAGATACAAACTGTGATCCGGATGTAGTAGATATTCCGATTCCAGCGAATGATGACGCTATCAGGTCAATTAAGTTGATAGTTGGCAAATTAGCAGATGCCATTTATGAAGGTCGTCACGGTCAATTGGATGCAGAAGACGACTACGAAGATTACGAAGGCGGTGACGAGGATTACGATTACGACGAAACCGAGTACACCGACTCAGTAGTTCCCAACGACGAAGAGGGAGAAGAATAACTTTAGTTATGAAGGATGAAATTTCATCCTTCATACTTGACACCGTCCTGAGTAAGATAGAAATACTCAACACCTGTGAGCGATTACAACTCTAGGTCAAGTTAGGAATTGAGGCAACATGGCGGAAATATCTGCAAAACTCGTCCAAGAGCTACGCCAAAAAACTGGTGCTGGCATGATGGACTGCAAAAAGGCGCTAAAAGAAACTGAAGGCGACATAGAAAAAGCCATAGAATGGTTGCGACAAAAAGGCATCGCTTCGGCGGGTAAAAAAAGCGATCGCATTGCGGCAGAAGGTCTAGTAGACACCTACATTCAGCCTGATGGTCAAGTAGGTGTACTTATAGAAGTTAACTGCCAAACTGATTTTGTCGCCCGTAACGAAGCTTTTAAAGCTTTAGTTAAGAATCTAGCCAAGCAAGCAACAACTGCTGATAGTGTTGAGGCTTTATTAGCTCAACCCTACATTGAAGATAAAAACGTCACTGTAGAACAATTCATCAAGCAAACCATAGCCCAACTTGGTGAAAACATTCAGGTGCGTCGCTTCGTCAGTTTTTCGCTAGCAAAAGGTAAACCAGGTGTAGTAGATAGCTATATTCACACTGGCGGTCGTGTTGGTGTGTTGGTTGAACTTAACTCAAAAACTGACTCAGCAGCTGGTAATGAAGAATTTCAAGCCTTGGCACGGAATACGGCTATGCAAGTCGCGGCTTGCCCGAATGTCGAGTATGTGACCGTAGATCAAATTCCGGCTGAAATTGCCCAAAAAGAAAAAGACATTGAAATGGGGCGAGATGATTTGGCTAACAAGCCAGAGAACATCAAAGAAAAGATTGTTCAGGGACGGATCGAGAAACGCCTGAAAGAAATGACTTTGCTGGATCAGCCCTACATTCGCGATCAAAGTATTTCTGTAGAAGACTTGGTGAAGCAAGTTAAGGCTCAAGTTGGCGAAGAGATCCAAGTCAATCGCTTTGTACGTTATGTGCTGGGCGAGGGCATTGAAAAGCAAGAAAGTAACTTTGCTGATGAAGTTGCTGCACAAATGGGTAACAAGTAATTGAAGTTAGGAGTTAGCAGAAACTTTGCTTCATAACTCTTAACTTAATAACTATTGCAATAACAGGTCAGTCAAATTAAATTGTGCTGACCTGTTTTATTCGTTATCAGGATCAGGATATTGATAAAAACTCTACCCAAACAACTGACAACTGACCACTGACCACTGACAACTGACGCATAGTTAAATATAAAATTTAAAGTCCTTTGGATGACTATTTGAAAATAAATAGGTACATTTGTACCATGCTAAGGTTGAGATGAGCTATCAAAAGAAGATATGGCAAGAGCAATTGAGCGAATTGAGCAGGATATCGCAGCCCTGCAAGAACAGATCCGGGCGATCGCAACAGAACTTCATAGCGCTTATGCCAGTTATCTAACTACTTTGGGGCAAGCCTTACAAAAACAGTTGATTCTGGCTAGTTACCACTTGTGTACTCAAGGGTATCCCGAAAAATTCTTAGGTTTGTCATTAAATCAGCGGCAAAAATTACAACAAGCTATCCGTAAATTAGGTAAACAGGCAGCTGAGAAATTGCTCGCTTTGATGAAAAGTGAGGAAGACAGAGAATTGCTAACTGATGAAGAGAGCGATGAGAAATTAACAGATGAAGAAAGTCTACGCCCTACCCTTTGGGAAGAGATTAGCTCCACGGTAAGCAACCCAGAAGAACTATACACCCCATCACCCCGTTACTTAACATCCCCTGACCCTTCTAACCCCGTAGAATTAGCAAAATGGCAACAGGGATTAGAACATCAGACACAACAAACTCTGAAAAAAGTCTCCCATGACGCTAATCTGGTATTACAAAAAGCTGATCTTTTATCCAAAAAATTACCAAAACCCATTTTAGAAGCAGCAGCAGCAGCCTCAGAAGCATCTGCCGAGGTGATGCCAGGGCCACCTAACCTTTTAAATTTGGTAATTGAAATTGAAAATGAGCAAGATGCAGAAGACTCCAAGCTGACACAGCTGATGGCGATTAATCTCAGGCTAGGGGAAATTGAATTTGCCGATGTGGCACTTTCATCTGACCGCAAGCAAATTCGCAATATTTTAGGTAAGCTAAACAAGCTAGGACGAGAGTATCAAAAAAAGCAACGAGAGCGATCAATTGCTGAAGCCGAGGCTGCATGGCGTGCTAGTTGGTTTGAGGATTAATCCAGAGTCAAACAGTAATAACCAATGACTAATGACACGCCAGATTGGATTAGATTACATAAAGCCTTGGCAGTAGAGGCTGAACACGGCTTTACCGATTTGATGGGCAAGCAATACCGCTTCAGTGAATTTCTCAGCCTGACTTTTGGTAAATTCCCCACAATCTTACCTGCTATTGAACGCCGCCGTTGGCAAGAATTAGCTGGGCAATTTGTTAATTATCCCCATTTGGTACTAGAAGAAAGACAACATTTAGTAGCAGAAACTCGTAGATATCTTTATCAACTGCAAA contains the following coding sequences:
- a CDS encoding glycosyltransferase family 2 protein; translated protein: MFFSVVIPTYNRQPILEKCLRALEAQEFSTSSSVSDYEVVLIDDGSTDGTLKWLAAHKDEFPHVRWFQQNHAGPAAARNLGVEQAQGDTIIFIDSDLVVLKDFLQAHANALVAGQKQLDCDRFFTYGAVINTCNFDNPTAEPYKITDFSAAFFATGNVAIPKHWLEKAGLFDNSFHLYGWEDLELGVRLKNLGLKLIKCPAAVGYHWHPAFKLEQIPSLIEKEIQRGRMGVLFYQKHPTWEVRMMIQMTWLHRLLWGILSLNGALNEKTMAPFLRWLINLGRPQLALETARIFLNWYNVKGVYEAYAQMQKAS
- the rpsB gene encoding 30S ribosomal protein S2; protein product: MPVVSLAQMMESGVHFGHQTRRWNPKMSPYIYTSRNGVHIIDLVQTAQLMEDAYTYMRTQSEQGKKFLFVGTKRQAAGIIAQEAARCGSHYINQRWLGGMLTNWATIKTRADRLKDLERREESGALELLPKKEASMLRREMAKLQKYLGGIKTMRKVPDIVVIVDQKREYNAVQECEKLGIPIVSMLDTNCDPDVVDIPIPANDDAIRSIKLIVGKLADAIYEGRHGQLDAEDDYEDYEGGDEDYDYDETEYTDSVVPNDEEGEE
- the tsf gene encoding translation elongation factor Ts, whose product is MAEISAKLVQELRQKTGAGMMDCKKALKETEGDIEKAIEWLRQKGIASAGKKSDRIAAEGLVDTYIQPDGQVGVLIEVNCQTDFVARNEAFKALVKNLAKQATTADSVEALLAQPYIEDKNVTVEQFIKQTIAQLGENIQVRRFVSFSLAKGKPGVVDSYIHTGGRVGVLVELNSKTDSAAGNEEFQALARNTAMQVAACPNVEYVTVDQIPAEIAQKEKDIEMGRDDLANKPENIKEKIVQGRIEKRLKEMTLLDQPYIRDQSISVEDLVKQVKAQVGEEIQVNRFVRYVLGEGIEKQESNFADEVAAQMGNK